One stretch of Bradyrhizobium canariense DNA includes these proteins:
- a CDS encoding alpha/beta fold hydrolase — translation MDHAMPILLVPGLTCSARIYAPVMPLLWRFGPVTVANHIRDDTMGAIARRILAEAPPRFALAGHSMGGYIAFEIMRQAPERVAKLALINTQARPDASEASARRRALMARARDGGLHDIVDEMLPLLVHPARVHEPALRTLFHDMADDVGVAGFINHQTAIMARADSQPTMAAIKCPTLVLTGDQDMLIPNSLSKEMAEGIEGAKLVILPDCGHCPQPEKPEVTTEVLVEWLGNQN, via the coding sequence ATGGACCATGCGATGCCGATTTTGCTCGTTCCGGGCCTGACCTGTTCGGCGCGAATCTACGCGCCGGTGATGCCGCTGCTGTGGCGGTTCGGGCCGGTGACGGTCGCTAACCATATCCGCGACGACACTATGGGCGCGATTGCGCGGCGGATTTTGGCCGAAGCGCCGCCGCGCTTTGCGTTGGCCGGGCACTCGATGGGCGGTTACATCGCGTTCGAGATCATGCGGCAGGCGCCGGAGCGGGTGGCGAAGCTGGCGCTGATCAACACCCAGGCGCGGCCGGACGCCAGTGAAGCCAGCGCCAGGCGCCGCGCGCTGATGGCGCGTGCCCGCGATGGCGGCCTGCACGACATCGTCGACGAAATGCTCCCGCTCCTGGTGCATCCCGCGCGCGTCCATGAACCGGCCTTGCGAACGCTCTTCCACGACATGGCCGATGATGTCGGGGTGGCGGGCTTCATCAATCATCAGACCGCGATCATGGCGCGGGCGGATTCGCAGCCGACCATGGCGGCGATCAAATGTCCGACCCTGGTGCTGACGGGCGATCAGGACATGCTGATCCCCAATAGCCTGTCGAAGGAAATGGCCGAGGGTATCGAAGGCGCGAAGCTGGTCATCCTGCCCGATTGCGGCCATTGCCCGCAGCCCGAGAAGCCGGAGGTGACGACCGAGGTCCTGGTCGAATGGCTAGGAAACCAGAACTAA
- a CDS encoding GatB/YqeY domain-containing protein yields the protein MLRDDINNAVKEAMKAKAERKLSTLRMVNSTIKNADIDARGQGKPPLSDGDLLGVLQKMIKQRQESVELYDKGGRAELAAQEREEIAIISAYLPKQMSEADVQAAISAVIAETNAAGIKDMGKVIGALKAKYAGQMDFGKASGLVKAALAG from the coding sequence ATGCTGCGCGACGACATCAACAATGCGGTCAAGGAAGCGATGAAGGCAAAGGCGGAGCGCAAGCTTTCCACGCTGCGCATGGTCAATTCGACCATCAAGAATGCCGACATCGATGCACGCGGCCAGGGCAAGCCGCCGCTCAGCGACGGCGACCTCCTGGGCGTGCTGCAGAAGATGATCAAGCAGCGCCAGGAATCCGTCGAGCTCTATGACAAGGGCGGCCGCGCCGAACTGGCCGCGCAGGAGCGCGAGGAGATCGCGATCATTTCAGCCTATCTGCCGAAGCAGATGTCGGAGGCCGACGTGCAGGCGGCGATATCGGCTGTCATCGCCGAGACCAACGCCGCCGGCATCAAGGACATGGGCAAGGTGATCGGTGCGCTGAAGGCGAAATATGCCGGGCAAATGGATTTCGGCAAGGCCAGCGGCTTGGTGAAGGCCGCACTGGCGGGGTGA